The following proteins are co-located in the Rippkaea orientalis PCC 8801 genome:
- a CDS encoding DUF29 family protein, with translation MTVQPLSWQKLYETEYDQWLAATVSCLKTRQLEQLDFDNLIEELKEWFPPV, from the coding sequence ATGACAGTACAACCCTTATCTTGGCAGAAACTGTATGAAACTGAATATGATCAGTGGCTAGCGGCAACCGTTAGCTGTTTGAAAACTCGTCAATTAGAACAGTTAGATTTTGACAATTTAATTGAGGAGTTAAAAGAATGGTTTCCTCCTGTTTAA
- the secA gene encoding preprotein translocase subunit SecA: protein MLKTLFGDPNARKLKKFQPFVTEVNLLEEEIQKLSDEELKYKTVEFREALDKARNDEELEDILDEILPEAFAVVREAGIRVLGMRHFDVQLLGGIVLHKGQIAEMKTGEGKTLVATLPAYLNGLTGKGVHVVTVNDYLARRDAEWMGQVHRFLGLSVGLIQGGMNPEERKKNYGCDITYTTNSELGFDYLRDNMATAMAEVVQRPFNYCIIDEVDSILIDEARTPLIISGQVERPTEKYLQAAAIAAQLLKQESEDDPGDYEVDEKARNVLMTDAGFEKAEQLLNVQDLYDQDNPWAHYIFNAIKAKELFTKDVNYMIRNNEIVIVDEFTGRVLPGRRWSDGLHQAIEAKEGVEIQRETQTLATITYQNFFLLYPKLSGMTGTAKTEETELEKVYNLQVTIIPTNRISRRYDLPDVVYKTEDAKWQAVAGEVEELHHQGRPILVGTTSVEKSEVLSKLLQQKKIHHNLLNARPENVERESEIVAQAGRKGAVTIATNMAGRGTDIILGGNADYMARLKIREYLMPQIVMPEDDDLMAGVSGNGGRRPQGFGTSKKKGKNWSPSDADIFPTKMSQETEEILKEAVKFAVEQYGQQSLTELEAEEKIAIASENAPTDDSVVEKLRVVYKAIRKTYETVTDQEHDEVVELGGLHVIGTERHESRRIDNQLRGRAGRQGDPGSTKFFLSLEDNLLRIFGGDRVAGLMNAFRVEEDMPIESQMLTRSLEGAQKKVETFYYDTRKQVFEYDEVMNNQRRAIYAERRRVLEGLDLKEQVLQYAEKTMDEIVDAYVNPELPPEEWDIPNLVGKVKEFVYLLKDVTPQDMEDMTVSEMKIFLHEEVRKAYDIKEYEVDQIRPGLMREAERFFILQQIDTLWREHLQTMDALRESIGLRGYGQQDPLIEYKQEGYEMFLEMMIDIRRNVVYSLFQFQPQGQPQTV, encoded by the coding sequence ATGCTTAAGACCCTATTTGGCGATCCCAACGCCCGCAAACTCAAAAAATTCCAACCCTTCGTTACAGAAGTTAACCTACTCGAAGAAGAGATCCAAAAACTGTCTGACGAAGAACTGAAATATAAGACGGTAGAATTTAGAGAAGCCCTTGATAAAGCGAGAAACGACGAAGAATTAGAAGATATTTTAGACGAAATCCTCCCCGAAGCCTTTGCCGTTGTCCGAGAGGCCGGTATTCGCGTCTTAGGGATGCGCCACTTTGATGTACAATTACTCGGCGGGATCGTCCTCCACAAAGGACAAATTGCGGAAATGAAAACAGGGGAAGGAAAAACCCTCGTTGCTACCTTACCGGCCTATCTCAATGGACTAACAGGAAAAGGAGTCCACGTCGTCACCGTCAACGACTACCTAGCGCGTCGGGATGCCGAATGGATGGGACAAGTTCACCGCTTTTTAGGACTCAGCGTCGGCCTTATTCAAGGGGGAATGAACCCCGAAGAACGCAAGAAAAACTACGGCTGTGACATCACCTACACCACCAACAGCGAACTAGGGTTCGACTACCTGCGGGACAACATGGCCACCGCCATGGCTGAAGTCGTTCAAAGACCCTTTAATTACTGTATTATTGACGAAGTAGACTCCATTCTCATCGATGAAGCCCGAACCCCCCTGATTATTTCTGGCCAAGTTGAACGACCGACAGAGAAATATCTACAAGCAGCCGCGATCGCAGCCCAATTACTCAAACAGGAAAGCGAAGACGACCCCGGTGACTACGAAGTCGATGAAAAAGCGCGTAACGTCCTGATGACCGATGCAGGGTTCGAGAAAGCCGAACAGCTACTAAACGTTCAAGACCTCTACGATCAAGACAACCCTTGGGCACATTATATCTTCAACGCCATCAAAGCGAAAGAACTCTTTACCAAAGATGTGAACTACATGATTCGTAACAATGAAATTGTCATTGTAGACGAATTTACAGGACGGGTACTCCCTGGACGACGCTGGAGTGATGGACTTCACCAAGCGATCGAAGCGAAAGAAGGGGTAGAAATTCAACGGGAAACCCAGACCTTAGCCACTATTACCTATCAAAACTTTTTCTTGCTGTATCCCAAACTCTCAGGGATGACGGGAACCGCCAAAACCGAAGAAACGGAACTCGAAAAAGTCTACAACCTCCAAGTTACCATTATTCCCACCAATCGCATCTCCCGACGCTACGATCTCCCCGATGTCGTCTACAAGACAGAAGATGCCAAATGGCAAGCCGTAGCCGGAGAAGTTGAAGAATTACACCATCAAGGACGACCGATCCTCGTAGGAACCACCAGCGTCGAAAAATCAGAAGTTCTCTCCAAATTACTCCAGCAGAAGAAAATCCACCATAATCTATTAAATGCCCGTCCTGAAAACGTGGAACGCGAATCAGAAATTGTCGCCCAAGCGGGACGCAAAGGGGCTGTGACCATTGCAACCAACATGGCAGGACGAGGAACGGATATCATTTTAGGGGGAAATGCCGACTACATGGCCCGCCTGAAAATTCGGGAATACCTGATGCCTCAAATTGTCATGCCTGAAGACGATGATTTGATGGCGGGAGTGTCTGGCAATGGCGGTCGTCGTCCCCAAGGCTTCGGAACAAGCAAGAAAAAAGGGAAAAATTGGAGTCCTTCTGATGCGGACATCTTCCCCACCAAAATGTCCCAAGAAACTGAGGAAATCCTCAAAGAAGCGGTGAAATTTGCCGTTGAACAGTACGGACAGCAAAGCTTAACCGAACTTGAAGCCGAAGAAAAGATCGCCATTGCCTCGGAAAATGCCCCCACTGATGACTCAGTGGTAGAAAAATTACGGGTAGTGTACAAAGCGATTCGTAAGACGTACGAAACCGTCACCGATCAAGAACATGACGAAGTGGTTGAACTGGGGGGGCTCCATGTGATCGGAACAGAACGCCATGAGTCTCGACGTATCGATAACCAGTTACGGGGACGGGCGGGACGACAAGGCGACCCCGGATCGACGAAATTCTTCCTCAGTTTAGAGGATAACCTATTGCGGATTTTTGGGGGCGATCGCGTGGCCGGGTTGATGAACGCCTTCCGCGTGGAAGAAGATATGCCCATCGAGTCCCAAATGCTGACCCGTTCCCTCGAAGGGGCTCAGAAAAAGGTGGAAACCTTCTACTACGATACCCGTAAGCAGGTGTTTGAGTACGATGAGGTCATGAATAACCAACGCCGCGCTATCTATGCAGAACGCCGTCGGGTTCTTGAAGGGTTAGACCTCAAAGAACAGGTCTTGCAATACGCCGAAAAGACAATGGATGAAATTGTCGATGCTTACGTTAACCCCGAATTACCCCCCGAAGAGTGGGATATCCCCAATTTAGTCGGAAAAGTCAAAGAATTTGTCTATCTTCTCAAAGATGTGACTCCCCAAGATATGGAGGATATGACCGTCAGTGAGATGAAGATCTTTTTGCATGAAGAAGTACGAAAAGCCTACGATATCAAAGAATATGAGGTGGATCAGATTCGTCCAGGGCTCATGCGTGAAGCGGAACGGTTTTTTATTTTGCAACAAATAGATACCCTGTGGCGTGAACACCTCCAGACCATGGATGCCCTACGGGAGTCCATTGGCTTACGGGGATACGGTCAACAAGACCCCTTAATTGAGTATAAACAGGAGGGGTATGAGATGTTCTTGGAAATGATGATCGATATCCGTCGCAATGTGGTGTATTCTCTCTTCCAATTCCAACCCCAAGGACAACCCCAAACCGTTTAA
- a CDS encoding tocopherol cyclase family protein, with translation MSVQHSLSSATPHSGYHWDQRSPRFFEGWYYRVTLPEIGQTFGFMYSIDDPLGDQPHSGGAVQILGANDQYLYRIFPNIQQFWADRNQLGVGHWGSHQLSLPPQLLDPQTFEKAVEEGYQATATVNQGFIGDRATQQSCCWYYTINPIYGWGDKHRNQKATGGLLSYLPIFDPGWQVLMAHGLATGWIDWNGEKYEFSDVPAYSEKNWGRSFPKKWFWINCNSFLAEPDLALTVAGAIRQVLWWEESVGIIGLHYQGKLYQFESTKGQLNWRVEPWGRWEIRGENERFTLTIIGTTDQLGNYVRVPTSEGLQFRCRDTMQGKITLELRHHQGKLILKTISYLGGLEIGGEPWDQPWIYPGVVN, from the coding sequence TTGTCTGTTCAACACTCTCTATCTAGTGCCACTCCTCATAGTGGCTACCATTGGGATCAACGCAGTCCACGCTTTTTTGAAGGCTGGTATTATCGTGTTACCTTGCCCGAAATTGGACAAACTTTTGGCTTTATGTATTCCATCGATGATCCCTTGGGGGATCAACCCCACAGTGGCGGTGCTGTACAAATTCTTGGGGCTAATGATCAATATTTATACCGAATTTTCCCTAATATTCAGCAATTTTGGGCTGATAGGAATCAATTAGGGGTAGGACATTGGGGATCGCATCAATTATCTTTACCCCCACAATTATTAGATCCACAGACCTTTGAGAAAGCGGTTGAAGAAGGATATCAAGCAACAGCGACGGTAAATCAGGGGTTTATTGGTGATCGCGCTACTCAACAGTCTTGTTGTTGGTACTACACCATTAATCCTATTTACGGTTGGGGAGATAAACACCGCAATCAAAAAGCAACGGGAGGATTACTGTCTTATTTACCGATTTTTGATCCAGGCTGGCAGGTTTTGATGGCTCATGGCTTAGCAACAGGATGGATCGACTGGAATGGAGAAAAATACGAATTTAGTGATGTTCCCGCCTATAGTGAGAAGAATTGGGGGCGTTCTTTCCCTAAAAAGTGGTTCTGGATCAATTGTAATAGTTTTTTGGCTGAACCTGACCTCGCTTTGACCGTAGCCGGGGCAATTCGACAAGTCTTATGGTGGGAAGAATCGGTTGGAATTATTGGGCTACATTATCAAGGAAAATTGTATCAATTTGAAAGTACAAAAGGTCAATTAAATTGGCGAGTTGAACCGTGGGGACGGTGGGAAATACGAGGAGAAAATGAGAGATTTACCCTGACGATTATTGGCACAACAGATCAACTAGGAAATTATGTTAGAGTTCCTACTTCTGAGGGATTACAGTTTCGTTGTCGGGATACCATGCAAGGAAAGATTACCCTAGAATTACGTCATCATCAAGGTAAATTAATCCTCAAGACGATTAGTTATTTAGGAGGGTTAGAAATTGGGGGAGAACCTTGGGATCAACCTTGGATTTATCCAGGGGTTGTTAACTAA